The genomic DNA ccactgagaaagaaaatggtatGTTCTTGTCACCAATGAAGAAATATGACTAACCGTGAGTGCATCGTGTCTTTCACCTTAGGAAAAATTAGACCTCGGTGATTGATTCCATGAATCTTCTGTTGAATAATCTTCCATTCTTCAGTGGAACACATAAGActcatttctgaatttctctggTTTGATTaaaatgttggtttttttttttttttttttttatactattCATGCTTTTGGCTAGTATCTTAGCAGGTTTAAACTGGAATAACTTATCTGAAATTATTATGCTACAGCACAGATACGGTGCTCAAGAGGCTGACAAAATAATGCTTTTAGAAAAGCCTCACTGATTCAAAGCTCAAACTTccaagaaaatagtttttaaaaagatttaactGATTTTGaagtagtttttattttaggGAGTCTTTCACACATCTCCCCATCCCCCTAGAGTTCATCTGTTTTTCACTGTTGCATTCTGTTTCAGACATTCACCGGTAATTTTGTCTACTATATTCAATCTGTGCTCCCAGATGACATAGTAAAAACAGTACTGGAGAAAATAGGTTACATTGCAACAACAGAAACAGAGTTTTCACTtgtcagaaagagaaacaatgaGGAAACAAAGCAGACTGCATTTGAAATATTCTTGGCAAGAATTGAGTGTGAAACCATCCTCGAAatgacaaatgaagaaaaacatggcaATTTGGAGAAGACCCTGCAGAAGCGAACACAAACGCACTGGCATCATGGAAATAAGGACAAAGAAGATGAGACACCCCTGAGAGAAGACTCtgaaaacatagaaaataaagaaaacagagaaacatcTTTGTGCCTTGCTACGCAACCGAAGTCTTCAACTAATACCGATAAATCCTTTGAAGCTGCTGGGAATCTTAAGATCAAAGATGACATGCCTCAGTTAGCGGTTACTCAATCCACTAACAGGCTTCAGGAACACCAAAGGCAAGTCATTAACACAGCACACTTTCCGGGCAAATGCTCAGACAGCGAGGACTTCTTGATCGAATATAGCGACATTGTCATAAGACAGACACCTATTTTCAGTGAGAATCTTTCTccaaaagcttttgaaaaaaagcCAAGAGCCAGTCTAAGTGAAGAATGTGTTTTGGCAGTCACTGCACAGTCAGCTGTAAATGAAATCAGGCCTGTGCCACTCTCACCGGGAGCGAGTGGTCCGCCAGCCTTCGCAATATTTGCTGACAGCTCTTGTGACAGTCAGAACGCGTTGGAGTACGAAGCTCAAGAAGTGCCTGAAGAATCAATTGAAGCAAAAATTAACGATGCCATAAATTGCGTAGACCCAGACCCTGCGGACGAACCCAATGAGCTGAAGTCTCTGCCATACAAGGACATTGCCTCTGTCCAAAACTGCGGTGTCACTAAGGAAGAGGAAGTTTGTGAGCTGTCTGTAACCTTCACAAAGCTACAAGTCAAGGACACTCAGGAGGATTTGATGTATCCAGTAGAGGAAACTGGGCAACCTCAGTCAGTATCATATGCAACTACTAGTGACAGGAATGTCAGAGAATTTAATCAGTCCAAAATGAAATGCACATACCTGACCAATGCTCAAATGCAGAACCAAGCAGCTACACGTACTGAGCCATCTTCAGATCTGTGCTGTACTACTGGGAGTATGGAGGATCCCACTACTGATTCTGATAGCAAGAGACTATTAATGGATACTCCTCATGCACACGTAGCTTGTGAGTGCTTCAGACGTATTAGAgagcccccaaaccccacctACATTCCACCACGAAGTATTAATGTTCAGTCTCCGAGCAGAAGAAGCACCAGTGCACCAGGTAGAAGGAACCTCTTGCAGGCTGATAGTGATTCTCCCAAATCCAGTGAAGTAAAGCTGGAGAACTGTAATTCTAAAGTAAATGAAATCCAGGAGCCTTATGTCATTATTGACAAAAGTGACCAAGGAATGTTGTGCCAGAACACTTGATCTAACAGTGCTTTATTTGTAATCCCCCCCAGGGTACCCAATTAGTTTTTGAACAACTAATTGCTGGAGTCCTGTCATCAGGGCAAGACTGCCTTCAGCTTTGGATGGTGGTGAGGAGCAGGATAAGCAGATCCTGTGAACGTGCACACAGATTAATACTTCTGTACgaggtctggctgggatggagttaactttcttAATAGCAGCCTGCACAGTGGCGTGTTTAGGAGTAGTGGCTACAACTGCTGATGATGCCCCAGTGTTCTGGCTGTTGCTGACGAGTGCCTGCACAGCGCCGCtgccttctctcttcctcactCTGCCCCCACTCCCGTGagtaggctgggggtgggcaagagatGGGGAGAGGACACAACTGGAACAGCTGACTAAACTTAGCCAAAGAGATACAACGTGTAACATCATGCTTAGCAATAAAACTGGGATAGCGGaaggtggtgtgttttttttgtctgcttttgcatcacttctttcttcccctcttcccttcaCTTCCTAAACCTCTTTCAACCCCAAAGTTTCTTGGTTTTGCTCTTCTATGTTCCTGTCATGCAGGGAGGTGAGCAAGCAGCTACATAGGTGCTTAGCTACTCACTGAGTCAACCCACCACAGCCTCCTTGCGCTTCTTTTAGGTATTTGTGTGTTCTTCctaatcattttgttttttctaagaTATATTTTCCTCCTTGTGGGGGGTTATTAAAGCTGTGCTTTAAATCTTACGGTGTGTCAAATATTCAGAATGCTAATTTAAAACTGCTAAAACCCCTTACAAATGAAGATGCCTCAAGTATTTATGTGACCACCAGTATTACAGATCCACACGCCTAACATCCCATTTTAATCTTACCTGTAGCCATAAGGTATTAACAGCAGCTTACACATGTGAAAACACTGCAAGAGGAAACTGAAGTCTACCACTTGAAAATAGACCATGTTGAGCATCTTAACTCCATTACTGCCCTACTGCTGGGCTTAAACGGTTAACATCTGCTGCGATTAGCTGCCACTCTTTAAATGTTCAACTTCCCCTGACAGGCCTGTTCGCAATTGCTTCTATCTTCATGGTGTATCTGGCATAGGACATAGCTCTTTACTTTGCCCCATTTTGTGCAGAGTTTTGGACCAGTGTTTTCCATGTCTAGGAGCTCATGGGCAACCtgacagagggaaaacaaaatacaggtAGGGTCTTTCTGAAGAGCTGACTTGCTGACAAAGCACCACAGCCCGTAGCTCCACCAAatcacagcagtgctggtggaGATTATGACATGAGTAATATTAATGTATCTTTTTTCTGCATGAAGCCCACCAAAGAAACAGTTAAACTGCACAACATTTATGGAATATAAAAGGGCTCTGAGAATCTactttttgttcatgtttttgTACCTGGATCACTCTTCTCTGTGTCAGACTGGCCAGGATTGTTAAGTGTTCTGCCTGCCTTTGTAGGGAGAGCTACTGTCCACTTACAGGACCTGAATATTTTCATCTGAGTTTCTTTCTGCCACAAGGACATCTTCTCTTCCTATGCAAACAGTAGTTTTTTTGAGGTCTTGTACTAGAAACCACTGTCTTTGCTAAGTTCTGGTGTCTCTAGAGACAACAGCTT from Anas acuta chromosome 10, bAnaAcu1.1, whole genome shotgun sequence includes the following:
- the LOC137862065 gene encoding uncharacterized protein, giving the protein MEERPAGAAEEQRVLRDLLAYYAARGAEGRLAACDEAALKARARRLLEPRRRRGGLDVRGVAERCRRARGQRGGGGGGVLRDLLKALEVLELLCVNLLLAPWRKEIRSLKTFTGNFVYYIQSVLPDDIVKTVLEKIGYIATTETEFSLVRKRNNEETKQTAFEIFLARIECETILEMTNEEKHGNLEKTLQKRTQTHWHHGNKDKEDETPLREDSENIENKENRETSLCLATQPKSSTNTDKSFEAAGNLKIKDDMPQLAVTQSTNRLQEHQRQVINTAHFPGKCSDSEDFLIEYSDIVIRQTPIFSENLSPKAFEKKPRASLSEECVLAVTAQSAVNEIRPVPLSPGASGPPAFAIFADSSCDSQNALEYEAQEVPEESIEAKINDAINCVDPDPADEPNELKSLPYKDIASVQNCGVTKEEEVCELSVTFTKLQVKDTQEDLMYPVEETGQPQSVSYATTSDRNVREFNQSKMKCTYLTNAQMQNQAATRTEPSSDLCCTTGSMEDPTTDSDSKRLLMDTPHAHVACECFRRIREPPNPTYIPPRSINVQSPSRRSTSAPGRRNLLQADSDSPKSSEVKLENCNSKVNEIQEPYVIIDKSDQGMLCQNT